The Pyrus communis chromosome 2, drPyrComm1.1, whole genome shotgun sequence genome includes a window with the following:
- the LOC137727073 gene encoding polyphenol oxidase latent form, chloroplastic-like, translating into MASSPLPPTSTMAALHSTTTTLFRSPLFPNKSQTPLQRKPKQCLAGRVRCKATKGDNDNPDQGLARLDRRNMLIGLGAGGLYGAAGNPFAFAAPVSAPDLTTCGPADKPDGSTIDCCPPSTTTIIDFELPDSGPLRTRPAAQDVANDPAYLAKYKKAVELMRALPDDDPRSHAQQAMVHCSYCDGAYPQVGYSDLEIQVHYCWLFFPFHRWYLYFYEKILGELIGDPTFALPFWNWDAPAGMYIPEIFADTSSSLYDQYRNAAHQPPKLLDLNYSGTDDDVDDATRIKENLTTMYQQMVSKATSHRLFYGEPYSAGDDPSPGAGNIESIPHNNIHFWTGDPTQTNGEDMGAFYSSGRDPMFYSHHSNVDRMWSIYKDKLGGTDIEKTDWLDTEFLFYDEKKNLVRVKVRDSLDTKKLGYVYDENVSIPWLEYKPTARKSTNKRKAAVSSSDLTATFPATLSDTISVEVTRPSATKRTAAQKKAQDEVLVITGIEFAGNETVKFDVYVNDDADSLAGKDKSEFAGSFVHVPHKHKKNIKTNLRLSITSLLEELDAETDSTLVVTLVPKVGKGPITIGGFSIELINTT; encoded by the coding sequence ATGGCTTCATCTCCCTTACCACCAACTTCTACAATGGCCGCCCTGCACTCCACCACAACTACCCTCTTCCGCTCTCCTTTATTCCCAAACAAGTCCCAGACTCCACTGCAACGAAAACCCAAACAATGCCTTGCGGGCAGAGTGCGCTGCAAAGCAACAAAAGGTGACAATGATAACCCAGACCAGGGCCTAGCAAGACTCGACAGGAGGAACATGCTGATAGGTTTAGGCGCCGGGGGTCTCTACGGTGCGGCAGGAAACCCATTTGCTTTTGCCGCACCAGTATCCGCTCCAGACCTGACCACTTGTGGCCCTGCCGACAAGCCAGACGGGTCCACCATCGATTGTTGCCCACCTAGCACCACGACCATCATCGACTTCGAACTCCCCGACTCAGGCCCACTCCGCACTAGGCCCGCTGCCCAGGACGTTGCAAACGACCCTGCATACTTGGCCAAATACAAAAAGGCTGTCGAGCTGATGCGGGCACTTCCAGACGACGACCCGCGCAGTCACGCCCAACAGGCCATGGTACACTGCTCCTACTGCGACGGTGCATACCCACAAGTCGGATATTCGGATTTGGAAATCCAAGTTCACTACTGTTGGCTCTTCTTCCCGTTCCATCGTTGGTACCTCTACTTCTACGAGAAAATCTTGGGCGAGCTCATTGGGGACCCAACCTTCGCCCTCCCCTTCTGGAACTGGGACGCGCCAGCTGGCATGTACATTCCTGAGATTTTCGCCGATACGTCGTCATCCCTCTACGACCAGTACAGAAATGCAGCGCATCAGCCCCCGAAGCTCCTGGACTTGAATTACAGCGGGACCGACGATGACGTCGACGACGCGACACGAATCAAAGAGAACTTAACAACGATGTATCAGCAGATGGTGTCGAAGGCCACTTCTCACAGACTCTTCTACGGAGAGCCCTACAGCGCAGGGGACGACCCAAGCCCTGGCGCCGGAAACATTGAGAGCATTCCCCATAACAATATTCACTTCTGGACTGGCGACCCAACCCAGACAAACGGGGAGGACATGGGGGCCTTTTACTCTTCGGGGAGGGATCCGATGTTTTACTCCCACCATTCCAACGTGGACCGCATGTGGtctatatataaagataagTTGGGCGGTACGGACATAGAAAAGACCGACTGGCTGGACACGGAGTTCTTGTTCTACGACGAAAAAAAGAATCTCGTGCGCGTCAAGGTTCGGGACTCGCTCGACACGAAAAAACTCGGGTACGTGTACGACGAGAATGTCTCGATCCCGTGGTTGGAGTATAAGCCGACAGCTCGTAAGTCGACGAATAAGAGAAAGGCCGCTGTTTCATCTTCTGATCTTACTGCAACGTTCCCTGCTACACTGTCGGATACAATCAGCGTCGAGGTGACGAGGCCGTCTGCAACGAAGCGGACAGCTGCCCAGAAGAAGGCGCAGGACGAGGTGCTGGTGATTACGGGGATTGAGTTTGCCGGGAATGAGACTGTGAAGTTCGACGTGTATGTGAACGATGACGCGGACTCGCTGGCCGGGAAAGACAAGTCGGAGTTTGCTGGGAGTTTTGTTCACGTGCCGCATAagcataagaaaaatattaagacGAACCTGCGGCTGAGCATTACGAGCTTGTTGGAGGAGTTGGATGCGGAGACAGACAGCACTTTGGTGGTGACTTTGGTGCCGAAAGTTGGGAAGGGGCCCATCACCATCGGAGGGTTTAGCATTGAGCTCATTAATACTACCTGA